CACAAAAGAGAGATCAACAAGTACATGGTCGAAGTGGTCTAAATTGGGGTCAACGTGATGGAAGAGAACCGAATCAAGCATATATCCCTATCCCAATGGAGATTCATCGTCAACAACCTGATTTTTTTCCTGACAGAGCTGTAGATTTTACTATGATTACTGATGATGGTGAAAGCTTTATTTGTACAGTTGCTCAAGATGGTAATAAGGCCATTGAGACACATCATGATAACAGCATCATGGGTAAGTATTTTAGGCAGAGAATTGGTGTCCCTTTAGGAAATAAAGTTGAGACTGAAGACTTAGAAAGATATGGACGAAGTACAATTACTATTTATAAAATGAATGATGATACTTTCTATCTAGACTTTAGTTCACGAAGGAGATAATCATGATCTTAAATGGTTCGAAAGTAAATAGGTTTTCAAGGATATTAGGACACGACTTAAGTCAGACAGAAGTTGATAATATAACAACTAATGCTATAAGGCTGATTGAAAAAGTCGGTAGTATCAGTGATCCTAGCTGTCACGGACTGCTGTTTGGACAAATTCAAAGTGGTAAAACAAACAATATGCTTATGTCTACCGCTTTAGCTTCGGATAATGGGTTTCGTTTGTTCATAATTTTGACATCCGATAACGTATGGCTTTACGATCAAACGCTGGATAGAATAAATAAATCTTTGCCTGGAATGCAAGCTCTTGGTAAGGATCAATGGATGATGGCTCATCCTGAAAGAATACAAACAGCTTTGCAGACTGGCGGCTTAGTATTAATGGCAACAAAGAATACTCATATACTGCAATCACTAATCGATTTCATTGAAATGCACTGTCCAGATGATATCCGTCCGATTATTTTTGATGACGAAGCAGATCAAGCTAGCTTAAATACGTTATTAAACAATGAAACAGATGATTTAAGCGGAGTTAATGAAGCTATTGTGAGTATTAGAAGTTACTTCGAGAGTCATGTATATGTTCAGGTTACAGCAACACCGCAGTCATTATTTTTGCAACATTCTGAAAGTGACTTTGCTCCACAATTTACTGTTACTTTTGAGCCTGGTGAAGATTACATAGGTGGTGATTCCTTTTTTGAGGCGGAACAGCATTTATCACCAATGAGATTATTCCCAGATAATGAAATTGACGACATACTTTCATCAAATAATTTAGATGTTGAAGAATCATGGGAAGTAGTACCTACTGGTTTGAGAAGAGCATTATGTTCTTTCTTTGTAGCTGCAGCTTCAAAGCTTATTCACGGGGAAGGGAATGCTTTTTCATGTGTTTGTCATGTAAGTCAGCGGCAAGATCCTCATAAAAGGATAGAGCGGTTGGTAAATAGTTTTGTTACAAGACTTACTCGTGCAATGGCTAATTCTTCATCTGCGGATAGTACACTTGTTATAGAGTATCTTCGTGATGCCTTCGATGACATGAAGTTAACAAACCCTAATGCACCATCATTTCAGGATGTGGTTCAGGAAATTGCTGAATGTATAAATAGCACAAGTATTCAACTTCTTATTTCAGGCTCTAAAATTGCATCTTATAGCTCTCCCTTTAATATCCTAATTGGTGGAAATCGATTAGGTAGAGGGGTAACTATTAAACGATTGCTTGTTACGTACTATGGAAGAACAAGTAAGACCCCTCAAGTTGATACGATCTTACAACACTCCAGGATGTATGGATATCGCAAGAAAGACATGAATGTAATGAGATTTTATGTATCCAGTTCTTTACTTGAAATTTTTAAGGGTGTTCATGAGTCTAATAAACAGCTATGGACTATGGCTCGTAAAATGAACCCCGCAGAGATGCAGGCAATTGTATTGTCAAGGACTACACATTCTTTACTCAGAGCCACACGTACAAGTGTGGTTTATGTTGATGCACTTGCCTTCTATATGCCAGGTGTAAGGTACTTCCCTTATTCTCCGTTTATCAAAAACGTAGATGCGCTTGATAAAATCCTAATGCCATTTATCGGCTCACGACAACTAATGCAAGTTCCTATAGATATGCTTATTCAAATAGTAAATCTTACTGCGTCTGATGAAGCAGGTGGAGGTTCTTGGGATGATGAAGCAATCAAGACTTGTTTAAGAAATATGAAAGGGTTATTCCAAAATCGTGGGTTCTTAGAAGTAAGAGAGACTGATACGAAAAGAGGATTTCGTTCAATAATTGCGGGTAGTTCGGACCGATTTGATCCTTCTGCGCCAACCTTGACAATGTATCGGTTTGAAGGAAGTATTGATAAGGGTTGGGAAGGAAAACCTTTTTGGGTACCTAACTTACGATTCCCAGATGGTAACAGATTCTTTATGTTTACAGTTCTCTAATAGAGGTGGAATACTAATTTAACTAAGCCGAATAAGCTTCGAAAGCCTTTTAATGCTCTTAAAACATCTAAGCGCAAAAAGAATAAAGATAATTAATGTTGCTTATTCAAATAAGTTCGATTTTTATTTGCTGCATTTTTGTATTCTTTGTTGTATAATGGAACTATTGTTCGCATTAATATACATGTAAATTTAGAAGATGGAGTTGTTAACATGATATTCAATAAGGGAGAGTTGTTTTGTGGCCCAGGCGGCTTATCACTTGGGGCTAAGCTTGCTGAAGTAATTAGTCCATCAGGAGAAGTTTTTAAAGTTGAACATAGATGGGCGAATGATTATGACTCTTTTGCTTGCCAAACTTTTAGACATAATATATGTCCAGATGATCCTGACTCAGTGATTGAAGAAGATATAAGAAAATTGGATATTGAATCATTACCCAGAATAGACGCCTTCTCCTTTGGTTTTCCTTGTAATGACTATAGCAGCGTTGGAGAGAAAAAGGGGTTTAATGGCGATTTTGGTCCTCTATATTCTTATGGGGTTAAGGTTCTGAATATTCATCAACCACTTTGGTTCATGGCTGAGAATGTTGGTGGGCTTGAAAGTGCCAATGAGGGAGAAGCTTTTGTCAAGATTTTATCTGATCTTGAACAGGAAGGTTATAATATTACTCCACATCTATATAAGTTTCATGAATATGGTGTACCGCAAGCTAGACAAAGAATTATCATTGTTGGAATAAGAAAAGATTTAGAACTGAGTTTTAGAGTGCCTGAACCGACACATAACTCTAATAATTACAGGACGGCTAGACAAGCCCTTGAAGAACGCCCCATTCCTCACGATGCACCAAATCAGGAATATACTAATCATCAAGCTAAAGTCATTGAAATGCTTAGACACATACCACCAGGAGAAAATGCTTGGTACGATGGACTTCCCCAACATCTAAGGCTTAATGTAAAAGGAACTAAGATCAGTCAAATATATAAGCGACTTCATCCTGACAAGCCCTCATATACAGTTACTGGTAGTGGTGGCGGAGGGACACATATGTATCATTATGATATTCCCAGAGCTTTAACAAACCGAGAACGTGCAAGACTGCAAACGTTCCCTGATAACTACAAGTTCCTCGGCGGCAAAGAAGCAGTGAGGAAGCAAATCGGAATGGCCGTTCCGCCGCAGGGTGTAAAAGTTATAGTAGAAGCAATCCTAAAGACATTTGCTGGGGTACCATATAACTTTGTCGAAGCGAAATGGACATTTAATTATGACCCTGAACTGGATGAAACTAATCTCATTAAGAATAAAGTCAAAGAAAATACACCAGAATACTTAACCTTATAAATAAGGCAGGACTTTTACGTCCTGTCCTTTTTCATGTCCTTTGATTGTGATATAAACGAGCAAAGTTGATCCATTGTTTGTTCAAAGCAATCTTTTTTGAATTGATGTTCCCAAAGGCGTAATATGGACCAACCCATAGACAAATAATAATGTGTTACTTTCAAATCACGTTGTTTGTTCCGTTCAAGCTTGGTAATCCAATAATCTTCGTTAGATTTAGGCAGGCTACCATGAATTTCGCATCCATGCCAATAGCAAGAGTCAACAAAGATAACAATCTTATATTTTTTTATTGCTATATCTGGTTTTCCTAAAAGGTTTTTAACATTTCTGCGAAAACGGAATCCCCTTTGCCAAAGTGCTCTACTTATTCTGTTTTCTAGCTTAGAATGAGTAGATCGAATAGCACTCATGTTTTTACGACGTTCTTCACTTGATAAGTTATCTGTCATTTTTATTCAATCCAATCAGGAATGGTATTCTTTTGAGAATCTGAAGCTTTTAAATAAATTGGATATATCTATAATTAATTTTATAGAATTCAGAAAGGAAGTACAAATTAACTGTCAAATAATAAAATTGGGAATAATAGGACAGTGTTTTTATTTGCAAACATATGTTTCTTTGACTAATAATTAAGTTATATTAGGTCTATGAATTTTGTTGGAATTTGCAGGAAAATAAGGATGATTGACGAATTATCTATGAATTATATCTGCTTACTCCAGTTAAGTTATTACACAATCGAATGATAGGAGGTATGACGTGCGAGAAATAAGTATACCACCATATGCGCCAATGCTTATGGAATCTACTCGAGCATTAGGATATTCATTAGAAGCAGCAATTGCAGATATTTTAGATAATAGTATTACGGCAAAGGCAACGAATATAAGTATTAAATTCATTCCTTTTGGGGAACCTTATTTGTCAATATTAGATAATGGAAAGGGTATGAATTCTGTTGAAATTACTGACGCTATGAGATATGGGAGTGGAAATCCGTTAGAAACTCGGGATTTAGACGACCTGGGAAGATTTGGTCTTGGACTTAAAACAGCGTCATTGTCTCAAAGTAGGAAGCTGACTGTTATTAGTTTAAAGAATGGAAAATTGTCAGGGAGATCTTGGGATCTTGATCATGTTATTAAAAGTGGTAAATGGAGTTTGCTAGTGTTAGATAAAAAAGATATGTTAAAATTTCCCCAAATAGAGTTATTACAATTACAGAGCAGTGGTACATTGGTAATATTGCAGAACCTTGATCGTGTTGGAAATGGAGAATCTGATTTTGAAGCTGCGTTTTCTGAGAAAATGGATAGAGTTCGTGAACACTTATCATTGGTTTTTCATCGGTATATCAGTGGCGAGAGTGGATTGAAAAGTATCAAGATGAATATTAATAATGAACCACTAGCACCTCATGACCCATTCCTAATTAATAAAAGCACTCAAATTATGGACGATGAAAAGATCAGCATTGGTGATCATTTGATTTTAGTCAAACCATACATTTTACCGCATATTTCGAAAATGACAGATGCGGAAATTAAAATGTTAGGAGGGAAAGATGGATTAACAAAACAACAGGGCTTCTATGTTTATAGAAACAAACGACTATTAATTTGGGGATCATGGTTCAGATTAATAAGAAAAGATGAATTATCAAAGTTGGCACGTGTTAGAGTGGATATTCCCAATACACTGGATCATCTTTGGGCAATTGATATTCGTAAATCAACAGCTACGCCCCCAGAAATTGTAAGGAAAAATCTTTCAAGAATTGTTGGCCAAATAACAGAAGGAAGTAAAAGAACTTGGACTTTTAGAGGGAAGAAAGAAACAGATGATTCTATTGTCCATCTTTGGACGAGATTAAAGACAAGGGAGGGGATACTATATGACATAAACAGAGATCATCCTTTGGTAGAAATGCTAAAAGAAAAGCTCGATTTGAAAGATCATAAATTTTTACATCAATTATTGAAGATGATAGAGATGAACATCCCATTGAATTCCCTTTACATTGATCTCACAAATGATGAAAAATTCAAAAATAATGAACTGTATGAACTTACAGATGATATAAAAGAACTTGCAGAATTGTTACTAGAAAATTGTAAAAATCCAGAAGAAAGACAACGTTTTTTTGACAAAATAGAGAGTACACCGCCTTTTTCTCAATTCCCAGGGAAAATTGTGAAATATCTTAAAGAGGTGAACCATGCATAGTAGTAATCTTATTAACAAATTAGAAACTCTTGTAATGACATTTATACGATTAGAACCTGATGATGTCGTACTTACTGAACAGTCTATTAAAGAGCATGTACTACAAGCTAAACAAACTTATGAAAATAAATATAAGGAAATTATCAATGATGAAGTAGTGAAAAGCGTTATAAGAAATTTACATTCCAATTATGATGTAACTATTGATAAAGGGACAGTTATTGTCGATAAAGATACACAACATCAATCATGGTATTTTCATCGAAGATCTGAACTAGACCTCTTTTTTTGGAATCGTTTTAAAGAATATCTTCTTGTGGAAAAAAAGTGGAATAGTAAAATGATATCGAGTTTAGAGGATATATCGGATGATATTATTGATTTGTTAGGTGATCCTTCTAGTGAAAAACCATGGAAACGAAGAGGATTGATTCTAGGAGATGTTCAATCAGGAAAAACAGTGAATTATACAGCTATTTGTAATAAAGCCGCAGATGCGAAATATAAAGTTATCATCTTATTAACAGGAACGCTTGAGAACTTACGTAGACAAACACAAGAAAGACTCGATTCAGATTTCGTAGGAAGAGATAGCAATGGTATCTTAAGCCAGGGTAAAGATGGTAGAAATATATCAGTGGGCGTTGGTAGATTTGGACAAAAGAAGTTCATCAATACCTTCACATCAGTAAATAGTGATTTTAGCTCGAATACTCTTAATAATTTTGGATTTAGTTTAAAAAACAACAGCGACCCTGTTATTTTCGTTGTTAAAAAAAATAAAACGATATTAAAGAATTTAGACAGATGGTTGAAAGTGTTTAATGCCGACGATAAAGGGATTGTTGATTTACCAATGCTTTTAATTGATGATGAAGCTGACAGCGCATCAATTAATACAAAAGGTGAAGATGATCCTACAGCAATTAATGAAGCAATCAGACAATTGTTAGAAAGGTTTAATAGATCTACATATCTTGCAGTGACTGCTACCCCATTTGCAAATATATTTATTAATCCCGATACGAAGGATGATATGTTAGGTAATGATTTATTTCCTAATGATTTTATTTATTCTCTTTCACCACCTTCAAGCTATATTGGGAGTAATGCTATCTTTGGAGAAGACGCTATATATGAAGATAGACTTGTAGAAATTAGTGATGATGTGCTTCCTGAAAAACTTAATAAGAATAGCATAATTGATGAGATTCCAGAAAGCATGCTAGAATCATTAGGTTATTTCTTGTTGGTTAATGCAGTTAGAGATTTTAGAAATGATCATAACGATCATAGGTCTATGTTAGTGAATGTAAGTCACTTGACTTCAATACAAGATCAATTTTCTGATCATATAAAAACTTGGTTACAAAAAGTTCGTTCTGATATCCAAAATTTTGGGAAGTTGGAACTAAAAGAATCTCTTAAAAAATCTTCACTAATATTTTTATGTAATATATGGAACAAATACAATTTTTCAAATTTAAGTGGCACAGATTGGGAAACTATTCAGAAGGATTATTTATATAGTGCTGTTAGTCCAATTGAAGTTAGATCAGTTAATAGACTTACGGGCAGCTCAAGTTTAAATTTTAATGCCTACAAAGAAATGGGATTAAGAGTTATTGCTGTAGGTGGATATAGTTTATCACGGGGATTAACCCTAGAAGGATTAGTCGTGAGTTATTTTTATCGAAATTCGAAGATGTATGATACATTAATGCAAATGGGGCGTTGGTTTGGATATCGCAGAGGTTACGAGGATCTATTTCGAATATGGATGAAGTTTGATGCAATTAATTGGTACAGAAGCATCACCGCAGCAACAAATGAACTCAGGGAACAAATTAAAAAAATGAATCGGTTAAATATGTCTCCAAAAGATTTTGGTCTGAAGGTTCGATATGATCCTACGTCTCTTGTTGTAACAGCAAGGAACAAGATGAAATATACAAAAACTGTGGATTGCCTTATTTCAGTTAGTGGAAGACTGCTTGAAACGCCTAGACTTCCTAATAATGAAGCAATTTTAAATTCTAACTTTAAATCATTTATTAAATTAGTAAATAAATTAGATTTAAATGGTACAAAACATGAATTATTAAAAAAACAAATCTGGTCAAATGTACCAAGAGAAATAATTGTAGAATTCATTAACAATTTTTCTGTTGATCCTTCAGATTTAAAATTTTACTTAAATCCTTTACCTGATTATATTGAAAATTCGGTTCACTTAGAAAATTGGGATATCTATATTTCATCAGGGAAAGGCGAGGAATTTAAATCTGATGAAATTCCTGAATCTATTAAGATTAATAAAATAAATAGAAATATTAAGGTAGATGGGAGTACTATTTTAGTTAATGGCACAAAAGTTCGAGTAGGTTCTGGGGGAGAAACTAAAAACGGACTATCTAAAGATCAAATCGATAGAATAATTAAAGAATACAAAATAGAATATCCCGAGAAGGATCCTTCAGACAACGCATATCTAATTTCTGGAAGAAGGCCTTTACTTATTCTCCATGTAATTCAACCTACGGAAATAGAGGATACGGAAGGGAATAAACATTACAAAAATAATAATCCATTAATTGCCTTTGGACTTGGGTTTCCAAATGTAGAGCAAAGTATAAATGATAGACTTGTGAAATATGTATTAAATCCTACGGAAATTAAAAATAGGATGAGGTATGAAGAGGATGATGAAAATGAAATCGATTGATAGTTTTATAACAAAATGGAATAATGTTAACAATCGCAAAAATAATTTAGTTAATCAACGAGTTGATGGGTCTCACCCTTTAGATATCTATATAGGGCATAATTCACATAACCAAAAGGAATTAATATTAGTTTCAGTATGTGAACCTGAGCATTTATACAAATCTAAATCAATAAATATTGAAGTGAGAATAAGAAATGATAATAACTGGGCTATTATATTTACGCTAATTAAAGATGACCAAGAATCATTATTTATTAATTTAAGTTATGATCTTATCATATCATCAAGATACCAAAGTAATAACAAACAGGGAATTTCGTTTTTTATTGATCGTTTCTTAAAGTGGCAACAACTATTGGAAAGTGGAAAGAATGGCCTTCTTTCTGGTTCTATTTTAAAAGGACTAATTGGGGAATTGCTTTTTTTAGAGCAATCAATTTATTCGGGTGCTAACTTAGGTCTATTGGTAGAAGGATGGGTAGGTATTAATAAAGCTGATCGTGATTTTATACTTCCTGAAAAATGGTATGAGATAAAATGTGTTGATCCATCTGCTGTGTCAGTGCATATTTCTTCTGTGGAACAATTGGATATAATTGAGACAGGTGAACTAGTTATTTATTTTGTTGAGAGATCAGTAGACTCAGAGAAATATAGTTTTAATCTAAACGAATTGATTTTTCGAGTAAGAGACTTATTATCCGATGACTTAGAATCTTTAAGGAAATTTAACGAAAAAATTCTTGTTTTTGGATATATTGAAAGAAATGAATATAATGATAATTATTATATATGCCGAAATACAAAAAAATATTTAGTTGATATTAGTTTCCCTCGAATCAAAAAAGATCAGTTACCAGCAGCTATTTGTAAACTTTCATATGAATTAACAATTGGTTCTTTAGCTAGATGGGAAATTTAATTTTATTTTTTATTAAGGATGATAAATATGGAGCTTGAAGAATATAGAAAAGATTTATTAGAGACTGTGAAGGCAACAGCATTAAATAACGAAGAAGGGACAACTTCCTCATTTGTTCAAGTAATTGCAAATAAACTTTTGGAGAGTGAAGTTTTACCTGATTTTTATCCTTGTTTTTATGTTGGAACTACCAAGCGTGGAAAACGAATGAAGGTTGATGGTTATGCATTTGACGAATTTGACTCTACATTATATGTTATTATTGCCGAATTCTCGGGGAGTGAATTCGGAAAAATTCATAATAAGAGTGAAGTTAGTAAGATATTTGAAAATGTGAATACTTTTATCGACCAAGCTTTAAACGGAAAGTTACAACAGGAAATTGAAATTAGTACTGCAGCCTACGACTTGATCGATTTATTACAATCACAACAAGATAATATTAGGAAGTATAAATTTTTACTTTTAACAGATAATTTATTAAGTGAAAGAGTAGAATCACTGCCTACTGGAGATCTAGATGGGATTCAAATTGAATATCATATATGGGATATCACAAGATTGTTTAGGGTATTAAGTTCAAATGAGGGGATAAATGGAAATGAAATAAACTTTGAAGAATTTAATAAAAATGGTATTCCTTGTATTGAAGCAAGTTTCTCGGACACGAGTAATTATAGGTCTTTTTTATGTGTGATACCTGGCGATATATTAGCTGACATTTACGATAAATATGGTTCCCACTTATTGGAGGGTAATGTACGTTCATTTTTAAGCACTAAAGTAGCTGTAAACAAAAGGATTAGACAAACGATATTACATGAGCCCGAGATGTTTTTTGCATATAATAATGGTATATCTGCTACTGCTACAGATCTTATTATCGAAGATGGCAATGATGGAAAATATTTAAAATTTGCAAAGGACTTTCAAATTGTAAACGGGGGTCAAACAACTGCATCTATATCTTCAGCTAGATATAAAGATAAGGCACGTTTAGAAAAGATAAATGTACAAATGAAACTCACCTTAGTAAAAGCAGATGAAGCAGTTGATATTATTCCAAATATTTCTCGGTCATCAAATAGTCAGAACAAAGTTAGCGAAGCCGACTTTTTTTCAAACCATCAATTTCATATAAGGATGGAGCAAATTTCAAGAAGGGTTTATGCACCAGCTATGAATGGGGCTCAGCATGAGACTCATTGGTATTATGAACGAGCCAGAGGTCAATATTTGCAAAGTCAGATGAAACTAACAAAATCAGAAAAAGGGAGATTTGAATTACAAAATCCAAAATCTCAACTGATAACTAAAACTGATTTAGCAAAATATCAAAATTCTTGGAAATGTCTTCCTCATATTGTGAGCAGGGGAATTCAAACTAATTTTGTTCAATTTGCAGGAGGTATCGTCGAAGAATGGGAAAAAAGTGAACATACTTTTAATGAAGAATATTTTAAAGAATCAATAGCGTTGGCAATTTTATTCGATTATGTTGAGAGACTTGTTTCAAATCAATCTTGGTACACTCCTGGCGGATATCGTGCTAATATAGTTACTTATTCGATTTCATTGCTTTCTTATTTGATTAATAAATCATTTAAAAATAAAACATTGGATTTACAATTAATATGGAATAAGCAATCGATTTCGGATGACTTAAATAAGCAATTCATCATATTGACTAAGATTGTAAATGATCATATTAATGATAATAAACGTGAAGTGCTTAATGTAACTCAATGGTGTAAAAGAGAGAAATGTTGGTCTGGCTTAAAATCATTAGATATTGATTTAATTGATTGTATTGAGAATGTTCTTATTGATAATAGTGAAAAAAAACAAATGAAATCTGAATTTAAAGTTGAACAAAAGTTGATGCATGGAATTGAAGCAGAAATGCTTATTTTTAATTTGGGAATAGACTATTGGTATAATATAAAAAAATGGGGAATTCAACGAAATTTGTTAACTCCAGAAGAAATAAATACATTAGTGACCTCCATAGATTTATTAAACAATTCAAAGATCCCTAATCAATATAAAAACCAAGATTTACAGAAAATAAGAAATCGTATGAAAAAACAGGGGTTTACCAATGATTAAATCTAATTTGGTTTGCATAACTCTTATATAGTTAATGACAGTGATCATAATATGAGAAATTAGATTAAAATTCTGTTAAGAACCTTGATAAAACGGGTCTTTTTTAGGTTGTCAGTTTTATCAAATAAAACTTGAATATTCATAGATGTTTTAGCAGATTAATCAACTCCATTCATCATTCGAAGCTCAATGAATTATCGACTAAGTTCGATGATGATACGAGCTTCTTTTTCTATGGTATAATTCAACTAATAGTAAATTATTAGGAGGTTGCCAATCACAATTAAGAGCGAGAAAGGTGAATTCATTTGGAACGTGGATGACTGGCTTCGGCTGGGGAATCGCTAAATAACATGAATATTTCGGTGCCATAGAGCCATTGAGTTAATGAATGAGAGCCACCCTGTTAATGAAATAGAGCCACGATGTTAATCGTGAGAGCCATCGCTAGTTTTGTCCGCTACAATGGGGGAATGCGCCTTCGAAAGAGGAGCGCAAATTCACAGTGGG
The genomic region above belongs to Paenibacillus sp. GP183 and contains:
- a CDS encoding AIPR family protein translates to MELEEYRKDLLETVKATALNNEEGTTSSFVQVIANKLLESEVLPDFYPCFYVGTTKRGKRMKVDGYAFDEFDSTLYVIIAEFSGSEFGKIHNKSEVSKIFENVNTFIDQALNGKLQQEIEISTAAYDLIDLLQSQQDNIRKYKFLLLTDNLLSERVESLPTGDLDGIQIEYHIWDITRLFRVLSSNEGINGNEINFEEFNKNGIPCIEASFSDTSNYRSFLCVIPGDILADIYDKYGSHLLEGNVRSFLSTKVAVNKRIRQTILHEPEMFFAYNNGISATATDLIIEDGNDGKYLKFAKDFQIVNGGQTTASISSARYKDKARLEKINVQMKLTLVKADEAVDIIPNISRSSNSQNKVSEADFFSNHQFHIRMEQISRRVYAPAMNGAQHETHWYYERARGQYLQSQMKLTKSEKGRFELQNPKSQLITKTDLAKYQNSWKCLPHIVSRGIQTNFVQFAGGIVEEWEKSEHTFNEEYFKESIALAILFDYVERLVSNQSWYTPGGYRANIVTYSISLLSYLINKSFKNKTLDLQLIWNKQSISDDLNKQFIILTKIVNDHINDNKREVLNVTQWCKREKCWSGLKSLDIDLIDCIENVLIDNSEKKQMKSEFKVEQKLMHGIEAEMLIFNLGIDYWYNIKKWGIQRNLLTPEEINTLVTSIDLLNNSKIPNQYKNQDLQKIRNRMKKQGFTND